In Candidatus Manganitrophus noduliformans, the genomic stretch GGTTTTGGATCAGAAAAAAGAGTGGAGAGAGGCCATTCGGGCCTATCAAAAGGCCATAGAGCTAAATCCCAAAATGGTGGAGGCATACATCAACCTCGGGGTCGATTATCAGAAGGAGAATCAGCTCGAATTCTCTATGAAGGCCTTTCTCGAAGCGATGCGGCTTCAGCCGGAATTGGCCGAGGCCCATAATAACCTCGGCTATCTTTATCAGCAGAAAGGTCTTGTTGATCTCGCCCGCCTTGAATACCAGCTGGCATTACGGTTCCGTCCCCAGTGGGACCTCCCCCGAATCAACCTGATGCAGCTTCAGTCGCCGATTCAAGAAGTCACACTCCAGCCCGGACAATAGTATAAATCAGTCGACGGCAACGATTCCGAAAGGAATCTTTTGTGCAATCGTATGCAATCGGGTTGCATCATTTCGTGGAATATCCCACGGAAACTCTATGTCTGCCGCCGAAAGGAGTCATTTAAATTGTTCTTTCAAGACGGTCTCGGATTTGCAAAAAAAGCGTTCCGTTGTTGGAATGATTGGGGCGGATCCGATGTCGGTAAAGCAAAGGTACAGGCGATATTGGATATTAACCGGAACACTCGGGTTCTTTCTTTTTCACCCTTTCTCATCCGACGTCTCCCTGTCGGACCCGCACAACATGCCGCTCCACCTGCCGGCGGATCCTGTTCCTCATGAAGGTTCAGCAAAGCAAGGTTCTCCCCATTCTGAGGGCGGACATTTCCGGAAAGAGAAGAAAATCTTCGAGATTCTCTCCGGATTTGAAACCGGGCTCGATAAACATCAGGAGAAGAAGCTGGCGAGCTTCATTCATCAGGAAAGCCGCCGGTACGGGTTTGATCCCGAGCTGATCGTCGCCGTGATCTCTACGGAAAGTTCATTTTATAATTGGGCGATCTCTCCCAAGGGGGCCGTCGGATTGATGCAGCTGATTCCGACGACCGGGAAAGAAGTCGCGGAGAGAAACGATATCGTCTGGCACGGGAAAGATCTTTTATTCGATCCGTTCTTGAATATTCGCCTCGGTATTCACTATTTATGGATGCTCTATCTAAAATTTGGAGACATCCATATTGCCCTGACCGCGTACAATTATGGTCCCGGAAAGGTGGTCCGGTGGTTGAAAGCAGGCCAAAAAATACCGACGAATTATTCGGAAAAAGTGCTCGACTACTATCAAAAGTTTTTGAATTTAGGGGGGAGTGGAAAAAATGTTCCTGAAAAGGACCGGCCGGTTCAGATGGCGCGCCGTTCCTAAAGCCTAGAGCTTTTTATAGAACGGCGACGGCATTTCGGTAATGATCATTCCTTCTTGCGCCGGCGTTCTGCAGGCCCGTTCGGTCACCGTTTCTCCCTCCGGACCCAACTTGAAGCTCACCGTACAATTTTTGCATTCCCCATTCCAGCAAAATTTATTGGAAAAGCGAATCAGTCCCATCTCCTGGAAGATCCAGATGAGGTTGTCCTCCTGGACATGACAAACTTTTCCTTGAAGGGTTATCTGTAGTGTCACGGGGCCGCTTTGAGGGGAGGGGGTCGGTTCCATACGTTCTTCGAGTCTATCATAGAATGAGAGAAAGTAAAGACTCAACGCTTTTTCTCGACGCCCACCTGCTTGCAATAGGGAGAAATCTCGCATCGGCTGCAGATCGGCGAGATCGGTTTGCAGATGAACTGCCCATAGGGGACGAGGAGATCGTTATAAATGATCCAGTAACGCTTGGGAAGTTTTTCCCGGAGGGCCGTTTCGCTCTCTTCAGGACTCTTCGTCCGGATATAGCCGATCCGGTTTGAGATCCGATGAACATGTGTATCGACGCAGATCCCCGGCTTCCGAAAGGCCGCGGTCACGACGAGATTGGCCGTTTTCCTCCCGACGCCGGGGAGGGTGAGCAGGGCATCGATGGAATCGGGAACATGGCCGTCGAATTTCTCCATCAGGTCGCGGCAAATCCCGAGAATTTGCTGGGTTTTGTTCCTGTAAAAAGAGACGGGATAGATCGCCGACTCAATCTGAGCGGCCCGCAGGCAGCGCATCCGGCCGGGTGTCGCGGCCAATTGGAAGAGACGGGCCGAGGCGGCCTCGGTCGTTTCATCCCGCGTTCGCAGGCTCAGAAGACAGGAGATTAAGACCCGAAAGGGATCTTGGGTCCGCTGCGCGATCAGGCCGACCGCCGGCGTTTTCAACCGGCGCACCTCTTTTTTCAGGATCGCCATGATCGGATGAATGGAATCGGCCGTGATCATGATCTGAAAATAACATAAGCTTTCTTGAGATGCAATTCTCCCGGTTTCGGACCTAAAATCGTTTTTAGCTTGACTTAGGTTGTGGCTTAGCCTACTATTTTTTTACACTCAACTTTATTCCTCTTTAGGTCAGATGCGGTGGAGATGGATCAGGTCTGGTCCAATTATAAAGAAGCCCTCGACGAGGTCGAAGAGCAGATCAAAAAGGGCCTCGATTCCGAGGTCACGCTCATCAACAAAGTCGCCTACCATATCTTGAGCAGCGGCGGCAAGCGGATTCGCCCCCTCCTCTTAATCATCAGCGCCCAGCTTTGCCAATCGGTCGATAAACGCCATATCCACCTGGCCGGGATGGTCGAGTTCATCCACACGGCGACACTTTTGCACGACGATGTTTTGGACAATGCGGAGGTCCGCCGCGGTATCCCCGCCGCCCGCCTTCTCTGGGGAAACCAAGCGAGTATTCTGGTCGGAGATTATCTCTATACCCTGGCCGTCTGCCAGGCGGTGAAGATGGAGAATTTTGAGATCAACTATCTTCTCTCCACCACCTGCCGGAGAATGTCCGAAGGGGAAACGCTTCAATTGGTTCACAGCCGCGATCTTGATTTGACCGAAGCGACTTATCTCCAGATCATCGAATACAAAACGGCGGCGCTCCTGTCCGCCGCTTGCAAATTGGGGGGGATTATCGGGAATGAATCGGATGAGAAAAAGGAGGCGCTTTCCCGGTATGGCCGGAATTTGGGAATCGCCTTCCAAGTGGCGGATGATACCCTCGATTATGTCGCCGATCGGGCGCGCCTCGGAAAATCTCCGGGGAAAGATATCAAAGAAGGAAAGGTGACCCTCCCGCTCCTTCATCTGCTTCAACATTGTTCTTCAAAAGACAAAAGAGAGCTCAAGAAGGTTATCAAGAAGGCCGCCCTTCTCAAGAGAGATCTCTCTTTCGTGACCGGATTGATGGAGCAATACGGCTCCATCGCGTATGCCCGTAAAAAAGCGCAAGATTATGCCAACCGCGCGAAGAGCGATCTTTCTATTTTTAGCGACTCCCTCCATCGCCAAGCCCTCTGCACCGTCGCCGACTACGTTGTCCGAAGAGATCACTGATCGCTTCCCGATCGTGTTTTTCTTCTCGTATTTCCTTCAATGAAAAAAACTTCCATCGTCATCCCGGTGCTTAACGAAGAAGAGGCGCTCCGCCGGACGCTCGATCGATTGGAGCAATTCACAGAGGTCGAGATGATCGTCGTCGATGGAGGGAGCACCGATGAAACGGTGCCCCTCCTTCAAGCCTGGTCTGATCGGCATTCCACCCAAACGCGGAGTGTCCTTTATGGTGAACGAGGCCGGGCGCGGCAGATGAACGCCGGGGCGGAGCGGGCCACGGGAGAGATCCTCCTTTTTCTCCATGCCGACTCCCTCCTTCCTGCAGGAGCGATCGATGCGGTTGCGGAAGCGGTCCGCTCGCCTGCCGTGGCCGGCGGCGCATTTCGATTGAAGATCGATTCCGAGGCTTTCTTTTTAAGAATCGTCGAGAAGCTGGCGAATCTGAGGTCCCGGTTTCTCAAACTCCCTTATGGCGACCAGGGGATCTTTGTTCGAAGGGATCTCTTCGAACGTTTGGGGGGATATGCAGAGTTGCCTCTCATGGAAGATGTCGATTTCATCCGCCGTTTGAAGAGGGAGGGGGAAGTCGTCCTGCTCGCGGAGGAGATCGCGACCTCTCCCCGGCGGTGGCTCCGGGAGGGGATTTATTACGTCACTCTTCGCAATCTTGTTTTGTTGGCTCTCTATTTCGGAGGCGTTTCCCCCGGAAGGTTGGCGCGATGGTATCCCTTCGGAAAGAAGTAAGCGGCCCTGGTCCGGCCATCAGCGCGCTCGCCGCAGATCTCTACGAAGCGGCCTAGGCCGCCTTGGGTCTCGAGAACTTCCCGAACAGGGCGACCTGGGGAGAGACCAGCCGGCGGTAGTCGTCTATCGACATCGTGACGATCTCTGTGTGGCTTCCCGCCTCAAAATAGAATTTGTCGTACTGGGCAAGCCGTTCATCGAGGTAGACGGGAACGTGATAGAGATTGCCGAAGGGGGGCATGGCGCCGACGTCACAATCGGGAAAGATGTTTTTAAACTCCTCCTCCGTCGCGAGGCGGACCTGTTTGCTCCCGAGTATCGTCTCCAGTCGGCCGATGTCGATCAGTTCATGGGCCGGCAGGACGCACATCACCAACCGATCTCCCGCCTTCACCATCACGACCTTCCCGAGCCGTTTTCCCGTCTTGTGGAGTGTCGCCGCAATTTCTTGAGAAGTGTACGCCTCCGGATGGGCCGTCACCTCATAGGGAACCTGATTCTCATCCAAGTAGTTCTTTAATGTCGGGCTCATAGATAATCACCTCCTTTTTTTATTCTAGCCAATCCGTTTTGGGTGATTCAAGCATCGTTAAAGGGCGATGAGGAAAATAAGAATCTGAGGAGGATGAAGACGAAGCAAATTAGGAGGTCTCTTGTTCCGGGAGGGAGGCTTCCGCCCCGACTATTTTGAGCGTGTAGAGGTGATAATAGAGCCCCCGCCGCTCGATCAGCTCCGGATGGGTCCCCTGTTCGGCCAGGCATCCTTTGTTCAAGACCAAGATCCGGTCGGCCTTTTGGATGGTCGTCAGCCGATGGGCGATCACAAAGGTTGTTTTTCCCGCCATCAGTCTTTCCAATGCCTCTTGAACGAACAACTCCGATTCATTATCGAGATAGGCGGTCGCCTCGTCCAAGATCAGCAGCCGGGGATTTTTCAAAAAGGCGCGGGCAATCGCGATCCGCTGGCGTTGGCCTCCCGAGAGGGTCAGGCCCTTCTCGCCGACCTGCGTCTGGTATCCGTGAGGGAAAGCGGTGATGAAATCGTGCGCGTGCGCGGCGCGGGAGGCGGCGAGCAGCTCCGCCTCGGTCGCGTCCGGTTTTCCGTAGAGGATATTCTCGCGCAGCGTCCCCCCGAAGAGGATGACCTCCTGCGGAACGAAGGCGATCTGGTCGTAATAACTTTTGATTGTGACCTCCTTCAGCGGACGGCCGTCCACCTCGATTGATCCGGAGACCGGATCGTAGAAGCGGTGAAGGAGGTGGATCAGGGTGCTCTTGCCGGCGCCGCTGGGGCCGATGAGGGCGACTTTTTCTCCCGGTTGAACGGCAAAGGAAATTTCCTGCAACACCGGTTGATCGGCTAGATAATGGAATGAGACCTCCCTGAACCGGACCTCCCCCCGAATCGGCGGAAGCGGCCGGGCGTTCGGGGCGTCGGTCACCAGCGGTTTGGTATCGAGAATTTCGAAGACCCGTTGGCTCGACCCTAATCCTTCCTGCAGCTGCGAGAAGAGGCGGGCAAAACTCCCGATTGGTCCGGTGATGATCATCGCATAAATGATAAAGGCGATGATTTCCCCCGGCGTGATTTTTCCGAGAAGAATCTCCCGCGCGCCGTACCAGAGGATTCCGGCCGCCGCGCTGAACCCCAAAAAAATCATGACCGGGCCGAAAGCGGCCGAGATCCGGAGCCGCGCCAGGGTGACGGCCAGTGTCTTTTCGATCTGCCGTGAAAATCGGATCTGCTCATACGACTCTCGGCCGAATGATTTGATCGTCCGGATGCCGGAGATCATCTCCTCCATCAGGGTGGTGGTGTCGGCCAGATGGTCCTGCACCGAGATTGAAAATTGCTTCAACCGCTTCCCCATCCATCGGGCGATCGCGACCACGATCGGAATTAAAAGGAGAACCAGGAATGTAAGCCGCCAGTTCATATAGAGGAGAATGGCGACGCCGCCGATCAAGGTCAATGCCTGCCGGGTGAGGTTCACCGGCATCTCCGTCGAGAGGGTCTGAATGACCGCCAGATCATTGGTTAATCGAGAGAGGAGTTCTCCCGTCCTCCGTCGGGTGAAGAAGGAGAGGGAGAGGGTTTGAAGGTGCGAGAAGAGGGAGGCTCGAAGCTCCGCCAAGACCCGTTGGCCGACCGCTCCGAGAAGATAGTTATGGCCGAACGAAAAGAAGGCTTGGATCAGAAAGAGGGAGATCAGGCCGAGCAAGAGGGTCAGCGTCACCATTTGGCGGTCGACCAAGATCGAATCGACCTGTCGGCGAACGATCCAGGGAAGGCCCAGGCTGATGAGTGAGGATAAGAGGAGAAAGAAGGTCGCCAGCGCCATCGTCCCCCAATGCGGGCGGGTAAAACCGAGGATGCGGCGGAGAGAAGGATTGCTTTGAATCTGCACGGGGCGAGCCTTTATCGAATCGGATCAACGGCGGGCAGGAGGATTCGGTTCTTATCTCCTCTCTTTTGCTTGTTGGATGCT encodes the following:
- a CDS encoding endonuclease III domain-containing protein yields the protein MITADSIHPIMAILKKEVRRLKTPAVGLIAQRTQDPFRVLISCLLSLRTRDETTEAASARLFQLAATPGRMRCLRAAQIESAIYPVSFYRNKTQQILGICRDLMEKFDGHVPDSIDALLTLPGVGRKTANLVVTAAFRKPGICVDTHVHRISNRIGYIRTKSPEESETALREKLPKRYWIIYNDLLVPYGQFICKPISPICSRCEISPYCKQVGVEKKR
- a CDS encoding TIGR04283 family arsenosugar biosynthesis glycosyltransferase, which translates into the protein MKKTSIVIPVLNEEEALRRTLDRLEQFTEVEMIVVDGGSTDETVPLLQAWSDRHSTQTRSVLYGERGRARQMNAGAERATGEILLFLHADSLLPAGAIDAVAEAVRSPAVAGGAFRLKIDSEAFFLRIVEKLANLRSRFLKLPYGDQGIFVRRDLFERLGGYAELPLMEDVDFIRRLKREGEVVLLAEEIATSPRRWLREGIYYVTLRNLVLLALYFGGVSPGRLARWYPFGKK
- a CDS encoding ABC transporter transmembrane domain-containing protein, which gives rise to MQIQSNPSLRRILGFTRPHWGTMALATFFLLLSSLISLGLPWIVRRQVDSILVDRQMVTLTLLLGLISLFLIQAFFSFGHNYLLGAVGQRVLAELRASLFSHLQTLSLSFFTRRRTGELLSRLTNDLAVIQTLSTEMPVNLTRQALTLIGGVAILLYMNWRLTFLVLLLIPIVVAIARWMGKRLKQFSISVQDHLADTTTLMEEMISGIRTIKSFGRESYEQIRFSRQIEKTLAVTLARLRISAAFGPVMIFLGFSAAAGILWYGAREILLGKITPGEIIAFIIYAMIITGPIGSFARLFSQLQEGLGSSQRVFEILDTKPLVTDAPNARPLPPIRGEVRFREVSFHYLADQPVLQEISFAVQPGEKVALIGPSGAGKSTLIHLLHRFYDPVSGSIEVDGRPLKEVTIKSYYDQIAFVPQEVILFGGTLRENILYGKPDATEAELLAASRAAHAHDFITAFPHGYQTQVGEKGLTLSGGQRQRIAIARAFLKNPRLLILDEATAYLDNESELFVQEALERLMAGKTTFVIAHRLTTIQKADRILVLNKGCLAEQGTHPELIERRGLYYHLYTLKIVGAEASLPEQETS
- a CDS encoding lytic transglycosylase domain-containing protein, with the protein product MSVKQRYRRYWILTGTLGFFLFHPFSSDVSLSDPHNMPLHLPADPVPHEGSAKQGSPHSEGGHFRKEKKIFEILSGFETGLDKHQEKKLASFIHQESRRYGFDPELIVAVISTESSFYNWAISPKGAVGLMQLIPTTGKEVAERNDIVWHGKDLLFDPFLNIRLGIHYLWMLYLKFGDIHIALTAYNYGPGKVVRWLKAGQKIPTNYSEKVLDYYQKFLNLGGSGKNVPEKDRPVQMARRS
- a CDS encoding 2Fe-2S iron-sulfur cluster-binding protein → MEPTPSPQSGPVTLQITLQGKVCHVQEDNLIWIFQEMGLIRFSNKFCWNGECKNCTVSFKLGPEGETVTERACRTPAQEGMIITEMPSPFYKKL
- a CDS encoding aminoacyl-tRNA deacylase encodes the protein MSPTLKNYLDENQVPYEVTAHPEAYTSQEIAATLHKTGKRLGKVVMVKAGDRLVMCVLPAHELIDIGRLETILGSKQVRLATEEEFKNIFPDCDVGAMPPFGNLYHVPVYLDERLAQYDKFYFEAGSHTEIVTMSIDDYRRLVSPQVALFGKFSRPKAA
- a CDS encoding polyprenyl synthetase family protein, whose translation is MDQVWSNYKEALDEVEEQIKKGLDSEVTLINKVAYHILSSGGKRIRPLLLIISAQLCQSVDKRHIHLAGMVEFIHTATLLHDDVLDNAEVRRGIPAARLLWGNQASILVGDYLYTLAVCQAVKMENFEINYLLSTTCRRMSEGETLQLVHSRDLDLTEATYLQIIEYKTAALLSAACKLGGIIGNESDEKKEALSRYGRNLGIAFQVADDTLDYVADRARLGKSPGKDIKEGKVTLPLLHLLQHCSSKDKRELKKVIKKAALLKRDLSFVTGLMEQYGSIAYARKKAQDYANRAKSDLSIFSDSLHRQALCTVADYVVRRDH